In the Variovorax sp. S12S4 genome, one interval contains:
- a CDS encoding tripartite tricarboxylate transporter substrate binding protein, whose product MQKRLLWARFRTALVLFSTAAAAATVSTAALAAFPDKPVKIVVPFAPGGGTDLVARTMGIAMGQELGQPIIIDNKPGAGTIIGTDAVAKAPPDGYTLVMATVAHVVNPSIQSKLPYDHEKAFAPVMLVGVSPNVLVVRAESPLKSVQDVINAAKANPGKLSFASQGAGTSAHLAGELFRNLTKTNITHIPYRGAGPAMNDLMGGQVDVMFATAAAVGTFIENGKLRALAVTTATRSPAHALAKVPTIAESGVPGYVADSWYGLYAPAGTPADVVARLNAAARKAVQTEAFRKRVEGEGLVINAGSPADFDKYAKGEEARWRKVVKENNITNE is encoded by the coding sequence ATGCAAAAACGCCTGCTCTGGGCACGCTTCAGGACCGCCCTGGTTCTTTTCTCGACCGCAGCGGCAGCCGCGACTGTTTCGACGGCGGCGCTCGCAGCCTTTCCCGACAAGCCCGTCAAGATCGTCGTGCCGTTCGCACCCGGCGGCGGCACCGACCTCGTCGCGCGGACCATGGGCATTGCGATGGGCCAGGAGCTGGGCCAGCCCATCATCATCGACAACAAGCCTGGCGCCGGCACGATCATCGGAACGGACGCGGTGGCAAAGGCACCGCCCGACGGCTACACGCTGGTGATGGCCACCGTGGCGCATGTGGTGAACCCCAGCATCCAGAGCAAGCTGCCCTATGACCATGAGAAGGCCTTTGCACCGGTCATGCTCGTCGGGGTGTCGCCGAACGTGCTGGTGGTGCGGGCGGAAAGCCCGCTCAAGTCGGTGCAGGACGTCATCAACGCCGCCAAGGCGAACCCGGGAAAGCTGTCGTTCGCATCGCAAGGCGCGGGAACCTCGGCGCACCTTGCCGGCGAACTGTTCAGGAACCTGACGAAGACGAACATCACCCACATTCCCTACCGCGGTGCCGGTCCGGCCATGAACGATTTGATGGGCGGCCAGGTGGATGTCATGTTCGCAACCGCCGCGGCGGTGGGCACCTTCATCGAAAACGGCAAGCTGCGCGCGCTCGCGGTAACCACGGCCACGCGATCACCGGCCCATGCCCTTGCCAAGGTGCCGACGATTGCCGAAAGCGGCGTACCCGGCTACGTGGCCGACAGCTGGTACGGCCTGTATGCGCCGGCAGGCACTCCCGCAGATGTCGTCGCGCGCCTGAACGCTGCGGCCAGGAAGGCCGTGCAGACGGAGGCCTTTCGCAAGCGCGTGGAAGGAGAGGGCCTTGTGATCAACGCGGGCTCGCCGGCGGACTTCGACAAGTACGCCAAGGGCGAGGAAGCGCGCTGGCGCAAGGTCGTCAAGGAAAACAACATCACCAACGAATGA